The genome window CCTTACGCTAAAAGGATTTTTCCAAAGAGAGAGCGTTAAAAGCTCTTTGAAAGCCGATTCTGATGAGTCGGTCAGAATTGGCTGCGGAAATTAAAGATCTTGCTTACTTCGTCGGTTCGATTCGGTCAAAGCCGGTAAACTTCTGTAAAGCCGCCGGAATCAAAACCGAGCCGTCCTTTTGCTGGTGCTGTTCTAAGATGGCCGGGATCAAGCGGCTGGTGGCCAGACCGGAAGCATTTAAGGTATGCAGGAATTCGGCCTTTTTCTCACCCTTGCGCTTAAACTTCATATTTCCGCGGCGGGCCTGATACTCCCCGGCATTGGAAGCCGAACTGACTTCCTTATATACACCCATGCTTTCAATCCAAACCTCAATATCGTAAGTTTCCCGCATCGAAGCCGAGCAGTCGCCGGCAGCCAGCTGCGAGGTTTGATAATGAAGCTCTAAGCCTTCGAGCAGGCGCTCGGCCTTAGCAATCAACTCTTTCAGAGCGGCATCGCTTTGCTCCGGAGCGGTATACTGGAACATTTCCACTTTGTTGAACTGATGGCCGCGAATCATGCCCCTTTCCTCAGAACGGTAAGAACCGGCTTCCTTGCGATAGCAGGGGGTATAGGCAAAGTATTTTTTGGGCAGATCGGCTTCGCTTAATACCTCGTCGCGGTGAAAATTGATTAAGGCCGTTTCCGCTGTCGGCAGCAGGAACTGCATATAGCCTTTGTCTTCTTCCAGTTTGAAAACATCGTCAATAAACTTCGGAAACTGACCGGCGGTATAACCGGACTGATAGGTTAGAATATGCGGCGGCAGCATAAACTCGTAGCCGTCTTTTAAATGTTCGGCAATGAAATAATTCAGCAGTGCCCATTCTAAGATTGCGCCCTTGCCGGTATAGACCCAAAAACCATTGCCGGCCAGCTTGGCGCCTCTTTCATAATCAATCAGACCAAGCGAAACAGCCAACTCCACATGATCTTTGGGCTGGAAATCAAAATTAGGCTTTTGTCCCCAGACCTTAACCCGGACATTGCTTTCCTTGCCGCCGGCCGGGGTATTTTCGCCGGGCAGATTGGGCAGGCCACTGACAAAATCAAAGATTTTTTTATCCAGTTCGCTTAATTCACTGTCTAAGCCGGTAATTTCATCTTTCAGGCGGGTCATATCGGCCAGCAGTTCGGATACGTCCTCACCGGCTTGCTTTTTTTTCGGGATTTCCGGTGAAATCCGGTTGCGCTCGGCTTTTTTCTCCTCAACTACCTGAATAATTTCGCGG of Lachnospiraceae bacterium oral taxon 500 contains these proteins:
- a CDS encoding serine--tRNA ligase — translated: MLDINLIRNEQEKVKAGLAKRNYQADFSEFNLWDKRRREIIQVVEEKKAERNRISPEIPKKKQAGEDVSELLADMTRLKDEITGLDSELSELDKKIFDFVSGLPNLPGENTPAGGKESNVRVKVWGQKPNFDFQPKDHVELAVSLGLIDYERGAKLAGNGFWVYTGKGAILEWALLNYFIAEHLKDGYEFMLPPHILTYQSGYTAGQFPKFIDDVFKLEEDKGYMQFLLPTAETALINFHRDEVLSEADLPKKYFAYTPCYRKEAGSYRSEERGMIRGHQFNKVEMFQYTAPEQSDAALKELIAKAERLLEGLELHYQTSQLAAGDCSASMRETYDIEVWIESMGVYKEVSSASNAGEYQARRGNMKFKRKGEKKAEFLHTLNASGLATSRLIPAILEQHQQKDGSVLIPAALQKFTGFDRIEPTK